The proteins below are encoded in one region of Bifidobacterium catenulatum DSM 16992 = JCM 1194 = LMG 11043:
- a CDS encoding HAD-IIA family hydrolase, which yields MAHMLKSTNQPLSEAYKLALLDLDGVVYRGKNPVEHAAENIRKAESSGMTVEYTTNNSSRLQAVVADQLKGFDLEVEPWQVITSSVVAARMVARAVPEGSKVFVLGAQHLREEVSKQGLEVVDRAEEQPVAAIQGWYPDMSWNEMAQIAYAVEHGATYFVTNRDLTIPRELGIAPGCGSMIMAVINATGVEPVSSAGKPESAMYDEARVLAAHDGDDPVAKELCLAIGDRLDTDIEAGNRGGYDSLAVLTGVTNPNELMLAPAHLRPTYIAKDLRGLNESAPEVVHDEGAWRCRDAKARVDGDRLYVTDVTSVDGLRAACSAMWSAADSGRDVSGVIVPEFRIS from the coding sequence ATGGCCCACATGCTGAAGTCCACGAATCAACCGCTCAGCGAGGCATATAAGCTGGCGCTGCTTGATCTTGACGGTGTGGTTTATCGCGGCAAGAACCCTGTGGAACATGCCGCCGAGAACATTCGCAAGGCCGAATCTTCGGGCATGACGGTGGAATACACCACCAACAATTCGTCCAGATTGCAGGCCGTGGTGGCAGATCAGCTGAAAGGGTTCGATCTGGAAGTCGAACCATGGCAGGTCATTACCTCGTCGGTTGTCGCAGCACGCATGGTGGCTCGTGCCGTGCCTGAAGGCTCGAAGGTATTCGTGCTTGGTGCCCAGCATCTACGTGAGGAAGTGTCCAAGCAGGGACTTGAGGTCGTCGATCGTGCGGAAGAGCAGCCGGTTGCCGCCATTCAAGGCTGGTATCCCGACATGTCATGGAATGAGATGGCGCAGATCGCTTATGCAGTCGAGCATGGCGCAACCTATTTCGTGACCAATCGCGATCTGACCATTCCCCGCGAGCTTGGCATCGCGCCGGGATGCGGTTCCATGATCATGGCGGTGATCAACGCCACCGGTGTGGAACCGGTTTCGTCCGCAGGCAAGCCGGAATCCGCCATGTATGATGAAGCGCGTGTTCTCGCGGCCCATGATGGTGACGATCCGGTGGCCAAGGAACTGTGCCTCGCCATTGGAGACCGTCTCGACACCGATATCGAGGCAGGCAATCGTGGCGGATATGATTCCCTTGCGGTGTTGACCGGTGTCACTAATCCAAACGAACTCATGCTCGCGCCGGCGCATCTTCGCCCAACCTACATCGCCAAGGATCTGCGCGGCCTCAACGAGTCCGCTCCTGAAGTGGTGCACGATGAGGGTGCATGGCGGTGCCGCGATGCAAAGGCTCGTGTTGACGGCGACCGTCTGTATGTCACCGACGTCACCAGCGTCGACGGGTTGCGTGCCGCATGCAGCGCCATGTGGTCCGCTGCT
- a CDS encoding putative RNA-binding protein: protein MAEEQRGSRGKSYGNHKSYGSGKPGNRGGKGFKPRGNGGKSYGHKAGGFHNDDHKGGYRKGNGGNFHRDRDFRRDGEGEGQERRFHNGPRKFNRDGERRDDHRGYRGGRGDNPRYQRDGERSGFRRDDRRDGDRKDFRRDGDRRNFRRDNDRRDFRRDGEHRNYRDGERRDFHRDGDRKDFHRDGDRRNFRRDDHRGNDRRDGGRRNFRDGDRKDFRHDDQRRDFHKDRDQQQGEERREFTREEKVAYREEKRGEYMAKPRRNSDGTMSFPSQNPYTHRRPDEPKMPKGIEWRMLTTDDRERLRGLSKEHAENIGLHILAAYTLEESNPELALEHAKWVARQASRIDFARETLAFVAYRQGDYKLALREFRTAFRMNGFLDYLPFIADCERGVGEPKKAIEVAVSDDAKYLRGEAKAEMFLVYAGALGDLKMWDKAIEIVHTLGRSKGLAGEYRMRAVQAEQYFLEEAGRTDEAIALDRLLDKLELQYADVEDDETSDDLVVEYDMQELNDELMDVLGISEDDAQYAPEDPEDEEGESEAIDENGETSDETQLEAEEAEAGAESDDEPATQADAESSEADEADEIAEGESYSAEDEAEESSEASKNNK from the coding sequence ATGGCAGAAGAACAGCGCGGATCGCGCGGTAAGTCCTACGGCAACCACAAGTCCTACGGCTCGGGCAAGCCGGGCAATCGCGGCGGCAAGGGATTCAAGCCGCGTGGCAATGGCGGCAAGTCCTACGGCCACAAGGCCGGAGGCTTCCATAACGACGACCATAAGGGCGGATATCGCAAAGGCAATGGCGGCAATTTCCACCGCGACCGCGATTTCCGTCGTGACGGTGAGGGGGAAGGCCAGGAGCGCCGCTTCCATAACGGTCCGCGCAAGTTCAACCGTGACGGCGAGCGTCGTGACGATCATCGCGGTTATCGTGGCGGTCGTGGAGACAATCCGCGCTATCAGCGCGATGGCGAGCGTTCCGGTTTCCGTCGTGACGATCGTCGTGACGGTGATCGTAAGGACTTCCGTCGCGATGGTGATCGCCGTAACTTCCGCCGCGACAACGATCGCAGGGATTTCCGTCGTGACGGTGAACACCGCAACTACCGTGATGGTGAGCGTCGTGACTTCCACCGTGACGGTGATCGTAAGGACTTCCACCGTGACGGTGATCGCCGTAACTTCCGCCGCGATGACCACCGTGGCAATGATCGTCGTGACGGCGGCCGCCGCAATTTCCGTGATGGTGATCGTAAGGATTTCCGTCATGACGACCAGCGTCGCGACTTCCACAAGGATCGTGACCAGCAGCAGGGTGAGGAACGTCGCGAGTTCACCCGTGAGGAGAAGGTGGCTTACCGTGAGGAGAAGCGTGGCGAGTACATGGCCAAGCCGCGCCGCAATTCCGATGGCACGATGAGCTTCCCCTCTCAGAATCCGTACACGCATCGTCGTCCTGACGAGCCGAAGATGCCGAAGGGTATCGAATGGCGCATGCTCACCACCGACGATCGTGAACGCCTGCGTGGACTGTCAAAGGAGCATGCGGAGAACATCGGTCTGCACATTCTTGCCGCATACACGCTTGAGGAAAGCAATCCGGAACTGGCTCTCGAACACGCCAAGTGGGTGGCGCGTCAGGCTTCCCGCATCGATTTCGCCCGTGAGACGCTAGCCTTCGTGGCATACCGTCAGGGTGATTATAAGCTTGCATTGCGCGAGTTCCGCACCGCGTTCCGTATGAACGGCTTCTTGGATTACCTGCCGTTCATCGCCGACTGCGAGCGTGGCGTTGGCGAGCCGAAGAAGGCCATCGAAGTGGCGGTGAGCGACGACGCCAAGTATCTGCGCGGCGAAGCTAAAGCTGAAATGTTCTTGGTTTACGCGGGTGCCTTGGGCGACTTGAAGATGTGGGACAAGGCCATTGAGATCGTGCATACGCTGGGCCGTTCCAAGGGATTGGCCGGCGAATACCGCATGCGTGCGGTGCAGGCCGAACAGTACTTCCTTGAAGAGGCCGGTCGTACCGATGAGGCCATCGCATTGGATCGTCTGCTTGACAAGCTCGAACTGCAGTATGCCGATGTTGAGGACGATGAGACTTCCGATGATCTTGTTGTCGAATACGACATGCAGGAGCTGAACGACGAACTCATGGACGTGCTTGGCATCTCCGAAGATGACGCGCAGTATGCTCCGGAAGATCCTGAGGATGAGGAAGGCGAATCCGAAGCCATCGATGAGAACGGCGAAACCAGCGATGAAACCCAGCTTGAGGCCGAGGAGGCGGAGGCTGGCGCGGAATCCGATGACGAGCCGGCGACTCAGGCCGACGCTGAGTCATCCGAAGCCGACGAAGCGGATGAAATCGCGGAAGGCGAATCTTACAGCGCCGAAGATGAGGCCGAGGAATCTTCCGAAGCCTCCAAAAACAACAAGTGA
- the tyrS gene encoding tyrosine--tRNA ligase: MAHVIDFKEAGFESVLDELEWRGLISQSTDRDRLAEALNGDPISYYCGFDPTAASLHIGNLVQLINMRHLQAAGHHPIALVGGATGLIGDPRQSGERTLNPKDVVAGWAERLKAQIGGILEVEGSNPVRFVSNYDWTASMNVIDFLRDVGKNFRLGTMLAKDTVARRLNSEDGISFTEFSYQVLQGNDFLHLFDEYHCVLELGGSDQWGNLTSGLDLIHKVRGVDVNVFTSPIITDAQGKKFGKSEGNAVWLDGTMLSPYKFYQFWFNRPDSEMENLLKVFTFLPKVEIERLVEESKTNPGAREAQRTLAWEVTSLVHGEEATRQAIEAAGALFGRGGDLAGVDESTLEAALDGVKIDDEFAKAAVGDRVAEAGMKAGLFKSISEARKTIKAGGVYLNNTRVEDEEQILNENDFLHGRFALIRRGKKALGVVENA; the protein is encoded by the coding sequence ATGGCTCACGTCATCGATTTCAAGGAGGCCGGTTTCGAGTCCGTCCTCGATGAACTGGAATGGCGCGGGTTGATTTCCCAGTCCACTGACAGGGATCGACTCGCCGAAGCGTTGAACGGAGATCCCATTTCCTATTATTGCGGTTTCGACCCGACTGCTGCCTCTCTGCATATCGGCAATTTGGTGCAGCTCATCAACATGCGTCACCTTCAGGCAGCGGGCCATCATCCGATCGCTCTGGTAGGCGGTGCCACCGGCTTGATCGGCGATCCTCGCCAATCGGGCGAACGTACGCTCAATCCGAAAGACGTCGTGGCTGGTTGGGCTGAGCGTCTGAAGGCGCAGATCGGCGGCATTCTCGAAGTGGAAGGCAGCAACCCGGTTCGTTTTGTGTCCAATTACGATTGGACTGCCTCCATGAACGTCATCGACTTCCTGCGTGACGTTGGTAAGAACTTCCGTTTGGGCACTATGCTCGCCAAAGACACCGTTGCCCGTCGATTGAATTCCGAAGATGGCATTTCCTTCACCGAGTTCAGCTACCAGGTGCTGCAGGGCAACGACTTCCTGCACCTGTTCGACGAATACCATTGCGTGCTTGAGCTTGGCGGATCCGACCAGTGGGGCAACCTCACGTCCGGTCTTGACCTGATCCACAAGGTACGTGGCGTGGATGTGAACGTGTTCACCAGTCCGATCATCACCGACGCTCAGGGCAAGAAGTTCGGCAAGTCCGAGGGTAACGCCGTTTGGCTCGACGGAACCATGCTGAGCCCGTACAAGTTCTACCAGTTCTGGTTCAACCGTCCCGACAGCGAGATGGAGAACCTGCTGAAGGTGTTCACGTTCCTGCCGAAGGTGGAGATCGAACGTCTTGTGGAGGAGAGCAAGACCAATCCGGGCGCGCGTGAGGCACAACGCACCTTGGCTTGGGAGGTCACCAGTCTGGTTCATGGTGAGGAAGCCACCCGACAGGCCATTGAGGCGGCCGGTGCGCTGTTCGGCCGTGGTGGCGATCTTGCAGGCGTTGACGAGTCTACGCTTGAAGCAGCTCTTGACGGCGTGAAGATCGACGACGAGTTCGCCAAGGCCGCGGTGGGCGACCGTGTGGCGGAAGCCGGCATGAAGGCCGGACTGTTCAAGTCGATTTCCGAAGCGCGCAAGACGATTAAGGCCGGTGGCGTGTATCTGAACAACACCCGTGTTGAAGACGAGGAGCAGATTTTGAACGAAAACGATTTCCTGCATGGTCGTTTCGCATTGATCCGTCGTGGCAAGAAGGCCCTTGGCGTCGTCGAAAACGCGTGA
- a CDS encoding putative ABC transporter permease, with protein MLLLEYLFLWFLFYSFAGWVYESILVSVSERRLVNRGFLNGPICPIYGCGAVLAIVLLHDLHNPFAVFLISSIGACMLEYVTSWGMEKLFHARWWDYSHRRFNIQGRICLLGAVVFGLLGVLITDVIQPEVNRVTQMIPLPAVHWMCVIFMALIVADTIITVLGIIDLADNLAKFSETVQAYAEKAGDSLQWGTDVFRDKFRDKVQDKVQDWSDSSQEILANMQATATSILNKQQRRMINAFPRLRFTDSIKYSKIIETLHEMLRRK; from the coding sequence ATGCTCCTGTTGGAATACCTGTTCTTATGGTTTCTGTTCTATTCATTTGCCGGATGGGTATACGAGTCGATTCTTGTGTCCGTTTCGGAACGTCGCTTGGTGAATCGTGGTTTCCTGAATGGTCCCATCTGTCCGATCTACGGTTGTGGAGCCGTTCTTGCGATTGTGTTACTGCATGATCTGCATAATCCCTTCGCTGTTTTTCTCATCTCCTCGATTGGCGCATGCATGCTTGAATACGTCACGTCATGGGGCATGGAAAAGCTATTCCACGCGCGGTGGTGGGATTACAGTCATCGCCGATTCAACATTCAAGGGCGCATTTGTCTGCTTGGAGCGGTGGTGTTCGGTTTGCTGGGTGTGCTCATCACCGATGTGATACAGCCTGAAGTGAATCGTGTCACGCAGATGATTCCTTTGCCTGCGGTGCATTGGATGTGTGTGATTTTCATGGCGCTTATCGTCGCGGATACCATTATCACAGTGCTCGGCATCATCGATTTGGCCGATAATCTTGCGAAGTTCAGCGAAACCGTGCAGGCATATGCGGAGAAGGCCGGCGATTCTCTGCAATGGGGCACGGACGTTTTCCGAGACAAATTCCGTGACAAGGTACAAGACAAGGTTCAGGATTGGTCGGACTCTTCGCAGGAGATTCTTGCCAATATGCAGGCCACTGCCACATCTATCCTGAACAAGCAGCAGCGTCGTATGATCAACGCATTCCCACGCCTGCGTTTCACGGATTCCATCAAATACAGCAAGATCATCGAAACTCTGCACGAAATGCTGCGTCGCAAATAA